The Temnothorax longispinosus isolate EJ_2023e chromosome 7, Tlon_JGU_v1, whole genome shotgun sequence genome contains a region encoding:
- the LOC139815871 gene encoding uncharacterized protein isoform X2 yields MILPSMVVSLGGTSWSIQQQPQHQQLLVVDSVAQQQQQRQQQQQNQIVASNQASSSSSSGGDLQQQQQCRKMTDQREQQQQQQQPQSQFQQQQQQQQIKGNDEPRTNLIINYLPQNMNEKELYSLFVTIGPVESCRVMKDYKTGYSYGFGFVNYAKAEDAATAISTLNGLQVQNKRLKVSFARPSGEEIKETNLYVTNLPRNITESQIDELFSKFGNIVQKNILRDKLTGLPRGVAFVRFDKREEAQEAIAQLHGTIPEGGSEPLSVKIAEEHGKQKAAYYAGWQAGYNQSRGGSGISSGGGGGGGGGGGGGGGRARSIGGPPGMGMGIGGSGPGMLSRAGGFGPRGGGPHSGGFLGGGGGSGGGGGGGPGAMRMEKIHPHRFNPIGMGGGGGGYVQSHFW; encoded by the exons ATGATCCTCCCGTCGATGGTCGTTTCGCTGGGCGGTACCAGTTGGAGTATACAACAGCAACCACAACACCAACAGCTGCTGGTGGTGGATTCGGTcgcgcagcagcagcagcaacgtcagcagcaacagcagaaTCAGATCGTCGCGTCGAATcaggcgtcgtcgtcgtcgtcgtcgggaGGTGAtctgcagcagcagcaacagtgCCGCAAAATGACTGACCAGCGagagcagcagcagcaacagcagcagccgCAGTCCCAGTttcaacagcagcagcagcaacagcagatCAAGGGCAATGACGAGCCGAGAACGAATCTGATAATCAATTACCTTCCGCAAAACATGAACGAGAAGGAGCTGTACAGCCTGTTCGTCACGATTGGCCCGGTCGAATCCTGTCGGGTCATGAAGGACTACAAG ACTGGTTACAGCTACGGCTTTGGCTTTGTGAACTACGCGAAAGCCGAGgacgcggcgacggcgatAAGCACGTTGAACGGGCTTCAGGTGCAAAATAAACGTCTGAAGGTGTCGTTCGCTCGGCCTTCTGGAGAAGAAATTAAGGAAACGAATCTTTACGTTACGAATTTACCGag aaatataacGGAAAGCCAGATCGACGAACTTTTCAGTAAATTTGGCAATATTGTGCAGAAGAATATATTGAGGGATAAACTGACCGGTTTACCGAGAGGGGTAGCGTTTGTTAG ATTCGATAAGAGGGAGGAAGCCCAGGAGGCTATCGCGCAACTTCACGGTACAATACCGGAGGGTGGATCAGAGCCGCTTAGCGTAAAAATCGCGGAGGAACACGGAAAACAAAAGGCGGCGTATTACGCAGGCTGGCAGGCGGGGTACAATCAAAGCCGCG GAGGAAGCGGGATCAgcagcggtggcggcggtggcggcggcggcggcggcggcggcggtggtggacGGGCTCGCAGCATCGGGGGTCCACCCGGGATGGGCATGGGCATCGGCGGTAGCGGTCCGGGCATGTTGAGCCGAGCCGGTGGTTTTGGGCCGCGCGGTGGTGGACCCCACAGTGGCGGCTTCCtaggcggtggcggcggcagtggcggcggcggcggcggtggtccGGGTGCTATGCGGATGGAGAAGATACACCCGCATCGATTTAATCCGATCGGCATGGgaggcggcggtggcggttaCGTGCAGTCGCACTTCTGGTGA
- the LOC139815875 gene encoding uncharacterized protein: protein MRPDSRSVSFTFHREVLGVRNSPEMVPRSSRNLRQRLQDRFEKDRGSGGNDNAKEKPAKAKDSVDRAWNNISLGNVSADSRRALRNGAEKLSRTISSVRTTFGTISQKFKSSTRRRQRLEEQQSPSNMQTPQTRSRQLLGRTPTKLYSPFGIESPRHAWNKENEVGTPVRASSSPECNTHYIHCRPFRFAKVKGFSMLR from the exons ATGCGGCCGGACTCGCGCAGCGTCTCGTTCACGTTCCACCGGGAAGTGCTGGGCGTGCGAAACTCGCCGGAGATGGTTCCGCGGAGCTCGCGGAACCTGCGTCAGCGCCTGCAGGATCGATTCGAGAAGGACCGGGGATCGGGCGGTAACGATAACGCGAAGGAGAAACCAGCGAAGGCGAAGGACTCGGTCGACCGGGCCTGGAACAACATCAGCCTCGGCAACGTGTCCGCGGATTCGAGGCGAGCGTTGAGAAACGGCGCCGAGAAGCTGTCCAGGACGATATCCTCGGTGCGCACCACTTTCGGCACGATATCTCAG AAATTTAAGAGTTCCACACGTAGACGCCAGCGACTGGAGGAGCAGCAATCGCCGTCCAACATGCAGACACCTCAGACTCGTTCCCGCCAGCTCTTAGGTCGCACGCCGACCAAACTCTACAGCCCCTTCGGCATCGAGTCGCCGCGACACGCCTGGAACAAGGAGAACGAAGTTGGCACGCCGGTACGTGCCTCGTCGTCGCCGGAATGCAACACGCATTACATACATTGTAGACCATTTCGCTTCGCGAAAGTGAAAGGGTTCTCCATGCTGAGATAA
- the LOC139815871 gene encoding uncharacterized protein isoform X1, with protein MILPSMVVSLGGTSWSIQQQPQHQQLLVVDSVAQQQQQRQQQQQNQIVASNQASSSSSSGGDLQQQQQCRKMTDQREQQQQQQQPQSQFQQQQQQQQIKGNDEPRTNLIINYLPQNMNEKELYSLFVTIGPVESCRVMKDYKTGYSYGFGFVNYAKAEDAATAISTLNGLQVQNKRLKVSFARPSGEEIKETNLYVTNLPRNITESQIDELFSKFGNIVQKNILRDKLTGLPRGVAFVRFDKREEAQEAIAQLHGTIPEGGSEPLSVKIAEEHGKQKAAYYAGWQAGYNQSRDILNFPGGSGISSGGGGGGGGGGGGGGGRARSIGGPPGMGMGIGGSGPGMLSRAGGFGPRGGGPHSGGFLGGGGGSGGGGGGGPGAMRMEKIHPHRFNPIGMGGGGGGYVQSHFW; from the exons ATGATCCTCCCGTCGATGGTCGTTTCGCTGGGCGGTACCAGTTGGAGTATACAACAGCAACCACAACACCAACAGCTGCTGGTGGTGGATTCGGTcgcgcagcagcagcagcaacgtcagcagcaacagcagaaTCAGATCGTCGCGTCGAATcaggcgtcgtcgtcgtcgtcgtcgggaGGTGAtctgcagcagcagcaacagtgCCGCAAAATGACTGACCAGCGagagcagcagcagcaacagcagcagccgCAGTCCCAGTttcaacagcagcagcagcaacagcagatCAAGGGCAATGACGAGCCGAGAACGAATCTGATAATCAATTACCTTCCGCAAAACATGAACGAGAAGGAGCTGTACAGCCTGTTCGTCACGATTGGCCCGGTCGAATCCTGTCGGGTCATGAAGGACTACAAG ACTGGTTACAGCTACGGCTTTGGCTTTGTGAACTACGCGAAAGCCGAGgacgcggcgacggcgatAAGCACGTTGAACGGGCTTCAGGTGCAAAATAAACGTCTGAAGGTGTCGTTCGCTCGGCCTTCTGGAGAAGAAATTAAGGAAACGAATCTTTACGTTACGAATTTACCGag aaatataacGGAAAGCCAGATCGACGAACTTTTCAGTAAATTTGGCAATATTGTGCAGAAGAATATATTGAGGGATAAACTGACCGGTTTACCGAGAGGGGTAGCGTTTGTTAG ATTCGATAAGAGGGAGGAAGCCCAGGAGGCTATCGCGCAACTTCACGGTACAATACCGGAGGGTGGATCAGAGCCGCTTAGCGTAAAAATCGCGGAGGAACACGGAAAACAAAAGGCGGCGTATTACGCAGGCTGGCAGGCGGGGTACAATCAAAGCCGCG ACATTCTCAATTTTCCAGGAGGAAGCGGGATCAgcagcggtggcggcggtggcggcggcggcggcggcggcggcggtggtggacGGGCTCGCAGCATCGGGGGTCCACCCGGGATGGGCATGGGCATCGGCGGTAGCGGTCCGGGCATGTTGAGCCGAGCCGGTGGTTTTGGGCCGCGCGGTGGTGGACCCCACAGTGGCGGCTTCCtaggcggtggcggcggcagtggcggcggcggcggcggtggtccGGGTGCTATGCGGATGGAGAAGATACACCCGCATCGATTTAATCCGATCGGCATGGgaggcggcggtggcggttaCGTGCAGTCGCACTTCTGGTGA
- the LOC139815871 gene encoding sex-lethal homolog isoform X3, with amino-acid sequence MTDQREQQQQQQQPQSQFQQQQQQQQIKGNDEPRTNLIINYLPQNMNEKELYSLFVTIGPVESCRVMKDYKTGYSYGFGFVNYAKAEDAATAISTLNGLQVQNKRLKVSFARPSGEEIKETNLYVTNLPRNITESQIDELFSKFGNIVQKNILRDKLTGLPRGVAFVRFDKREEAQEAIAQLHGTIPEGGSEPLSVKIAEEHGKQKAAYYAGWQAGYNQSRDILNFPGGSGISSGGGGGGGGGGGGGGGRARSIGGPPGMGMGIGGSGPGMLSRAGGFGPRGGGPHSGGFLGGGGGSGGGGGGGPGAMRMEKIHPHRFNPIGMGGGGGGYVQSHFW; translated from the exons ATGACTGACCAGCGagagcagcagcagcaacagcagcagccgCAGTCCCAGTttcaacagcagcagcagcaacagcagatCAAGGGCAATGACGAGCCGAGAACGAATCTGATAATCAATTACCTTCCGCAAAACATGAACGAGAAGGAGCTGTACAGCCTGTTCGTCACGATTGGCCCGGTCGAATCCTGTCGGGTCATGAAGGACTACAAG ACTGGTTACAGCTACGGCTTTGGCTTTGTGAACTACGCGAAAGCCGAGgacgcggcgacggcgatAAGCACGTTGAACGGGCTTCAGGTGCAAAATAAACGTCTGAAGGTGTCGTTCGCTCGGCCTTCTGGAGAAGAAATTAAGGAAACGAATCTTTACGTTACGAATTTACCGag aaatataacGGAAAGCCAGATCGACGAACTTTTCAGTAAATTTGGCAATATTGTGCAGAAGAATATATTGAGGGATAAACTGACCGGTTTACCGAGAGGGGTAGCGTTTGTTAG ATTCGATAAGAGGGAGGAAGCCCAGGAGGCTATCGCGCAACTTCACGGTACAATACCGGAGGGTGGATCAGAGCCGCTTAGCGTAAAAATCGCGGAGGAACACGGAAAACAAAAGGCGGCGTATTACGCAGGCTGGCAGGCGGGGTACAATCAAAGCCGCG ACATTCTCAATTTTCCAGGAGGAAGCGGGATCAgcagcggtggcggcggtggcggcggcggcggcggcggcggcggtggtggacGGGCTCGCAGCATCGGGGGTCCACCCGGGATGGGCATGGGCATCGGCGGTAGCGGTCCGGGCATGTTGAGCCGAGCCGGTGGTTTTGGGCCGCGCGGTGGTGGACCCCACAGTGGCGGCTTCCtaggcggtggcggcggcagtggcggcggcggcggcggtggtccGGGTGCTATGCGGATGGAGAAGATACACCCGCATCGATTTAATCCGATCGGCATGGgaggcggcggtggcggttaCGTGCAGTCGCACTTCTGGTGA
- the LOC139815871 gene encoding sex-lethal homolog isoform X4, which produces MILPSMVVSLGGTSWSIQQQPQHQQLLVVDSVAQQQQQRQQQQQNQIVASNQASSSSSSGGDLQQQQQCRKMTDQREQQQQQQQPQSQFQQQQQQQQIKGNDEPRTNLIINYLPQNMNEKELYSLFVTIGPVESCRVMKDYKTGYSYGFGFVNYAKAEDAATAISTLNGLQVQNKRLKVSFARPSGEEIKETNLYVTNLPRNITESQIDELFSKFGNIVQKNILRDKLTGLPRGVAFVRFDKREEAQEAIAQLHGTIPEGGSEPLSVKIAEEHGKQKAAYYAGWQAGYNQSRDKMAASKSDHHDLTH; this is translated from the exons ATGATCCTCCCGTCGATGGTCGTTTCGCTGGGCGGTACCAGTTGGAGTATACAACAGCAACCACAACACCAACAGCTGCTGGTGGTGGATTCGGTcgcgcagcagcagcagcaacgtcagcagcaacagcagaaTCAGATCGTCGCGTCGAATcaggcgtcgtcgtcgtcgtcgtcgggaGGTGAtctgcagcagcagcaacagtgCCGCAAAATGACTGACCAGCGagagcagcagcagcaacagcagcagccgCAGTCCCAGTttcaacagcagcagcagcaacagcagatCAAGGGCAATGACGAGCCGAGAACGAATCTGATAATCAATTACCTTCCGCAAAACATGAACGAGAAGGAGCTGTACAGCCTGTTCGTCACGATTGGCCCGGTCGAATCCTGTCGGGTCATGAAGGACTACAAG ACTGGTTACAGCTACGGCTTTGGCTTTGTGAACTACGCGAAAGCCGAGgacgcggcgacggcgatAAGCACGTTGAACGGGCTTCAGGTGCAAAATAAACGTCTGAAGGTGTCGTTCGCTCGGCCTTCTGGAGAAGAAATTAAGGAAACGAATCTTTACGTTACGAATTTACCGag aaatataacGGAAAGCCAGATCGACGAACTTTTCAGTAAATTTGGCAATATTGTGCAGAAGAATATATTGAGGGATAAACTGACCGGTTTACCGAGAGGGGTAGCGTTTGTTAG ATTCGATAAGAGGGAGGAAGCCCAGGAGGCTATCGCGCAACTTCACGGTACAATACCGGAGGGTGGATCAGAGCCGCTTAGCGTAAAAATCGCGGAGGAACACGGAAAACAAAAGGCGGCGTATTACGCAGGCTGGCAGGCGGGGTACAATCAAAGCCGCG atAAGATGGCTGCATCTAAATCAGACCACCACGACTTAACGCACTAA